Proteins encoded together in one uncultured Sphaerochaeta sp. window:
- a CDS encoding ATPase — translation MIVPMKKAYIVVQAHNGRTMLRDLRKGGLLHITSEQVQSQKIEQLQKRYDQIYSLRNVILDLQEKKHMPSQSQVSDEVFYELLERYQGLLETRDTLLEEIKADLAQIEELKEWGDFDPEEVRQLSREGITLHFYTLSKKDLKNLDSSIQYIELSPVAGQMAIATVGKTLDSSVPAKPFTMSEHGLGFLQNRKASDENRLKDVVKSLKEAGTYLDAFSFHLKKLEMAMHFEEVGEQLEGGEDLVWLSGYLPETKADDFISLAKDKGWAYQLDEATEEDTPPTLIKYPKGVGIIKPVFDILGTVPGYRENDVSTWFLLFFTLFFAMIIGDAGYGVIFLATAVLLHAKAKKANTMVMLLYVLSIATIVWGSLTGTWFGSKEILLAVPFLQTLVIPSISNYPELFGLTASAAQNTVMKFCFIIGTVQLSLACILNVIHKIPKKDLSFVADIGWLMDILALYFVVLQLVIGEPANMMYVASIVGAGFLLVVVFGSQGPGIKFGKGLASGLGGFFTTFLNTISAFSNIMSYIRLFAVGMASVAIAQSFNSMAGGMLSGFALVAGILVLVIGHSLNIVMGLLSVVVHGVRLNLLEFSGQLGMEWTGIAYEPFTQTVEEN, via the coding sequence ATGATTGTACCAATGAAAAAGGCCTACATCGTCGTTCAGGCACATAATGGCCGTACCATGCTCAGGGATCTCAGAAAAGGTGGTCTGCTCCATATAACCAGTGAACAGGTCCAGAGTCAAAAGATTGAACAGCTCCAGAAGCGTTATGACCAAATATACAGCTTACGGAATGTCATTCTTGATCTGCAAGAAAAAAAGCATATGCCTTCCCAGAGTCAGGTGTCTGATGAAGTGTTTTATGAACTTCTTGAACGCTATCAAGGGCTTTTGGAGACAAGAGATACCCTCTTAGAGGAAATCAAGGCTGACTTAGCTCAGATTGAGGAGCTGAAGGAGTGGGGTGATTTCGATCCAGAGGAAGTAAGGCAGCTGTCCCGAGAAGGGATCACGTTGCATTTCTATACCCTTTCCAAAAAAGACTTGAAGAATCTGGATTCCTCAATCCAATATATTGAGCTCTCTCCTGTTGCTGGACAGATGGCCATTGCAACCGTAGGGAAAACGCTCGACTCATCAGTTCCAGCCAAACCCTTTACCATGAGTGAACATGGTCTTGGTTTTTTACAGAACAGGAAAGCTTCGGATGAAAACCGCCTGAAGGATGTAGTCAAATCTCTCAAGGAGGCAGGTACCTATCTTGATGCTTTTTCATTCCATTTGAAGAAACTTGAGATGGCAATGCACTTTGAGGAGGTTGGGGAACAGCTCGAAGGTGGTGAGGACTTGGTCTGGCTTTCGGGCTATCTTCCAGAAACCAAGGCAGATGACTTTATATCCCTTGCCAAGGATAAGGGTTGGGCTTATCAGTTGGATGAAGCCACCGAAGAAGATACTCCACCAACCTTGATCAAGTATCCAAAGGGAGTGGGAATCATCAAGCCCGTATTTGATATTCTGGGAACAGTTCCTGGTTATCGTGAAAATGATGTCAGTACCTGGTTTCTGTTGTTCTTCACCCTGTTCTTTGCGATGATCATTGGGGATGCGGGCTATGGAGTAATTTTCTTGGCAACAGCTGTGCTATTGCATGCAAAAGCAAAGAAAGCGAATACCATGGTCATGTTGCTCTATGTACTGAGCATCGCAACCATTGTGTGGGGATCATTGACAGGCACCTGGTTCGGATCGAAGGAAATCCTTTTGGCAGTTCCATTCCTTCAGACATTGGTGATTCCTTCCATTTCCAACTATCCTGAACTTTTTGGTTTGACTGCCAGTGCAGCTCAAAATACGGTCATGAAGTTCTGTTTTATCATTGGCACGGTTCAACTCAGCTTGGCTTGCATTCTCAATGTAATCCATAAGATTCCCAAGAAGGACTTGAGCTTTGTTGCTGATATTGGGTGGTTGATGGACATCCTTGCCCTCTATTTTGTGGTATTGCAACTGGTCATCGGTGAACCTGCAAACATGATGTATGTTGCTTCTATAGTAGGGGCAGGGTTCCTCTTGGTGGTTGTCTTTGGATCACAAGGTCCCGGCATCAAGTTTGGAAAGGGACTTGCCAGTGGGTTGGGTGGTTTTTTCACCACCTTCCTCAATACCATCAGCGCATTTTCAAATATCATGAGTTATATCCGTTTGTTCGCTGTTGGAATGGCTTCTGTTGCCATTGCACAGAGTTTCAACAGTATGGCAGGTGGTATGCTCAGTGGGTTTGCACTTGTTGCTGGAATCTTGGTTCTGGTAATCGGGCACTCCCTGAACATTGTAATGGGGCTGCTTAGTGTAGTGGTGCACGGTGTGCGCTTGAATCTATTGGAGTTCTCTGGTCAGCTCGGCATGGAGTGGACTGGGATCGCATATGAACCGTTTACCCAAACGGTAGAAGAAAACTGA
- a CDS encoding V-type ATP synthase subunit K (produces ATP from ADP in the presence of a proton gradient across the membrane; the K subunit is a nonenzymatic component which binds the dimeric form by interacting with the G and E subunits), which yields MGNLEFIGLACALALSALGSGLGAGAAAQAAVGGWKKCYANGKPAPFIMVAFAGAPLTQTIYGFLLMNFIAAAIAAGASSTLALGVGVFGGAAIGLSAWMQGKTAACACDALAETGKGTANYFIVIGIVETVALFTLVFSLLALQ from the coding sequence ATGGGAAACTTGGAATTTATTGGATTGGCATGTGCATTGGCTCTCTCGGCTCTTGGGTCGGGTCTTGGCGCTGGCGCTGCTGCCCAGGCAGCAGTTGGTGGTTGGAAGAAGTGCTACGCGAACGGTAAACCTGCTCCGTTCATCATGGTTGCATTTGCCGGTGCTCCGCTTACCCAGACCATTTACGGGTTCCTCTTGATGAACTTCATTGCCGCAGCCATTGCTGCAGGGGCCTCATCAACCTTGGCATTGGGCGTTGGTGTGTTCGGTGGTGCAGCTATCGGACTCTCTGCATGGATGCAGGGAAAGACAGCAGCCTGCGCTTGTGATGCACTTGCTGAGACTGGAAAGGGTACTGCTAACTACTTTATCGTTATCGGTATTGTTGAGACAGTTGCTCTCTTCACTTTGGTCTTCAGTTTGCTTGCCTTGCAATAA